TTCTTCGCACCCGGCCAGAACGTGCAGGTGGCCTGGACGGGCGGCCGGACCATCCGCACCACGGGGAACAGCTTCGCCACCCCCTTCATCAGCGGGCTGTGCGCTCGACTGCTTGGCAGCCGACCGAAGCTGACGCCGTTTCAGATCAAGCACGCGCTCTACCTCTCCGCCGCGAACGTACGTATCGGCGCACCAGAAACCCGAGGTGAATCATGAGCCAGTCCCACGGCCTCGTCCCCGCCACCGACGTGGGCCCAGCGACACAGGCCGGCAGTGCGGAGCGCGACCTGCTGCAGTCCGTCGTCGAGACCGCGCGGGCCATCTTCGGCGCGGCGGCCAGCTCCGTCCTGCTGCACGACCGGGACGCCGACGAACTGGTCTTCCAGGCGGTGGCCGGGGAGGGCGAGGAGTCCCTCGTGGGTTCCCGGTTCCCCGCCGGCCGGGGGCTGGCGGGCTGGGTGCTCGTCTCGGGTGAGCCGATGGTCGCGGACGACCTGAGGAAGCAGGGCATGTTCGCCCGGGACGTCGCGACATCGACCGGGTATGTGCCGGACGCGCTGATGGCGGCGCCGCTGGCGCACCGCGACCGGGTGCTCGGGGTGCTCGAAGTGCTCGACCCCGTCGAGCAGTCCAGGTCCAGCCTCTCCGAACTCGACCTGCTCGCCCTCTTTGCCCGCCAGGCCGCGGCGGCCCTCGCCATCGTCACCGAACGGCGGCGCGAGGAGACGGCGCCGGAGGTTCGCGCACGGGGCCTGGAACTGGTGGAAGCGTTGCGGGACGTGCTGCTCGACGGGATGTCGCCGCCGGCCCGGCACGGCGGTTGAGGCGTCGGCGCCGGCGTGCCGCCGATTCCACGATGCCGACGGTCCTGCGGATCCTCCAGCCGCCGGTCTGCACGCCTACCCGGCCGCTGCGAGGAGCGGCCGGGTAGGCGCGCAGACCGGGAACGAGGCAT
This genomic interval from Streptomyces sp. NBC_00464 contains the following:
- a CDS encoding GAF domain-containing protein is translated as MSQSHGLVPATDVGPATQAGSAERDLLQSVVETARAIFGAAASSVLLHDRDADELVFQAVAGEGEESLVGSRFPAGRGLAGWVLVSGEPMVADDLRKQGMFARDVATSTGYVPDALMAAPLAHRDRVLGVLEVLDPVEQSRSSLSELDLLALFARQAAAALAIVTERRREETAPEVRARGLELVEALRDVLLDGMSPPARHGG